A window of the Bombina bombina isolate aBomBom1 chromosome 3, aBomBom1.pri, whole genome shotgun sequence genome harbors these coding sequences:
- the LOC128651642 gene encoding bombinin-like peptides 1 — protein sequence MNFKYIVAVSILIASAYARSEENDIQSLSQRDVLEEESLREIRGIGASILSAAKVGLKGLAKGLAEHFANGKRTAEEREVMKRLEAAMRDLDSFDHPEEASEKETRGFNQEEKEKRIIGPVLGLVGSALGGLLKKIG from the exons ATGAATTTTAAGTACATAGTTGCAGTGTCCATTTTAATAGCATCTGCATATGCACGAAG tgaagaGAACGACATACAGTCTCTGAGTCAGAGGGATGTTTTAGAAGAAGAATCACTGAGGGAAATCAGAGGTATAGGAGCATCCATCCTAAGTGCTGCTAAAGTAGGTTTAAAAGGCTTGGCTAAAGGATTGGCTGAGCATTTTGCAAATGGGAAGAGAACAGCTGAAGAACGTGAAGTGATGAAAAGACTGGAAGCCGCAATGCGTGATCTAGATTCCTTCGATCATCCAGAGGAAGCTTCTGAAAAGGAAACCAGAGGCTTCAATCAAGAGGAAAAAGAGAAACGCATTATAGGGCCAGTATTAGGTTTGGTTGGTAGTGCACTtggaggtttacttaaaaagattggaTAA